The Myxococcales bacterium genome window below encodes:
- a CDS encoding TetR/AcrR family transcriptional regulator produces MEAEATETEAGSAAATGAVGHSVSIRQRQRQQTRAAILKVALAEIAEWGLSGVRIEQIARKSGVTRPTVYAHFPTREDFLRELQTQSESSALAALRKRLDRNPGSTLLHTLSDALFDILADTNANLRRESFALMLREPRPEQWMGNDLFSYLSERIGEAQERGEISRRATPDEMTRIVMTALFGFIVIEGNASQTRRDDAHKMLDLLIGNHED; encoded by the coding sequence ATGGAAGCTGAAGCAACGGAAACAGAAGCGGGATCAGCCGCCGCTACCGGCGCTGTGGGGCACTCCGTTTCGATTCGCCAGCGTCAGCGCCAGCAGACCCGGGCCGCAATCCTGAAAGTCGCCCTGGCGGAAATTGCAGAATGGGGACTCTCCGGCGTTCGCATCGAACAGATCGCGCGCAAGAGTGGTGTGACCCGTCCCACTGTCTATGCACACTTTCCGACCCGCGAGGATTTCCTGCGCGAGTTGCAGACCCAGAGCGAGAGCAGCGCGCTCGCGGCCCTCCGTAAACGTCTCGACCGCAACCCCGGTAGCACCCTGCTCCACACCCTGTCCGATGCATTGTTCGACATTCTCGCGGACACCAATGCCAATCTTCGCCGGGAATCCTTCGCCCTGATGCTGCGTGAACCACGCCCAGAACAGTGGATGGGCAACGACCTTTTCTCCTATCTGTCGGAGCGCATAGGCGAAGCGCAGGAACGGGGCGAAATCTCGAGGCGGGCAACCCCCGACGAGATGACCCGGATCGTGATGACCGCCCTGTTTGGCTTCATTGTGATCGAGGGAAACGCGTCGCAAACGCGCCGAGATGACGCGCACAAGATGCTCGATCTTCTGATCGGAAACCACGAGGACTAG